A window of Candidatus Hydrogenedentota bacterium contains these coding sequences:
- a CDS encoding Dabb family protein, with the protein MKRTLVVGMALVALGLSVAAVRVNAVEKEEDVKVLRHIVMFKYADEASAKAISEAFVALKQEIDLIKDFEWGTNVSKEGLDKGLTHAYTLTFHSQEDLDAYIVHEAHKAFVAKLDGKVTDVCVFDYWAQ; encoded by the coding sequence CGCCCTGGGCCTGTCGGTGGCCGCGGTCCGCGTAAACGCCGTGGAGAAGGAAGAAGACGTGAAGGTATTGCGCCACATTGTGATGTTCAAGTATGCGGACGAAGCGAGCGCCAAGGCGATCTCGGAGGCCTTTGTCGCCCTCAAACAGGAAATCGACCTGATCAAGGACTTCGAATGGGGCACGAACGTCAGCAAGGAAGGCCTCGACAAGGGATTGACCCACGCTTACACCCTGACCTTCCACAGCCAGGAAGACCTCGACGCATACATCGTCCACGAGGCGCACAAGGCCTTCGTCGCGAAGCTCGACGGCAAGGTGACGGACGTCTGCGTATTCGACTACTGGGCGCAGTAG